Proteins encoded together in one Miscanthus floridulus cultivar M001 chromosome 16, ASM1932011v1, whole genome shotgun sequence window:
- the LOC136512372 gene encoding U1 small nuclear ribonucleoprotein A, with translation MSGEAAAVGGGGGGEGEANGIPPNVTIYINNLNEKIKLEELKKSLTAVFSQFGKILDVVAFKTLKHKGQAWVVFEDVTSATEALKRMQGFPFYDKPMRIQYAKTKSDIVAKADGTFVPRERRKRVDEKPEKKQKREHHYDASQIGMGVNAYPGVYGAPQLTQIPIAGGQRVMMPEIIVPNNILFVQNLPHETTPMMLQMLFCQYPGFKEVRMIEAKPGIAFVEYGDEGQATAAMNNLQSFKITKENQMVITYAKK, from the exons ATGAGCGGCGAGGCGGCAGCcgtgggcggcggcggaggaggcgaAGGAGAGGCGAACGGGATCCCGCCGAACGTCACCATCTACATCAACAACCTCAATGAGAAGATCAAGCTCGAAG AACTTAAGAAGTCCCTAACCGCCGTTTTTTCCCAGTTTGGGAAGATTCTTGATGTTGTCGCTTTCAAGACATTGAAGCATAAAGGCCAAGCTTGGGTTGTCTTCGAAGATGTCACATCAGCGACTGAGGCTCTGAAGAGGATGCAGGGCTTTCCCTTCTATGACAAACCTATG AGAATTCAATATGCCAAGACCAAGTCAGATATTGTAGCAAAGGCCGATGGCACCTTTGTGCCTcgagaaagaagaaagagggtcGATGAAAAAC CTGAAAAGAAGCAGAAGCGCGAGCACCACTATGATGCTAGTCAAATTGGCATGGGTGTAAATGCTTACCCTGGTGTTTATGGGGCTCCACAG CTCACCCAGATACCTATAGCTGGAGGACAGAGGGTCATGATGCCAGAGATTATCGTACCAAACAATATCCTGTTCGTCCAAAACCTGCCACACGAGACGACACCCATGATGCTCCAGATGCTCTTCTGCCAGTACCCTGGCTTCAAGGAGGTTCGGATGATCGAGGCGAAGCCTGGGATTGCTTTCGTGGAGTATGGGGACGAGGGGCAGGCCACTGCTGCCATGAACAACCTTCAAAGCTTCAAGATTACAAAAGAAAACCAGATGGTCATCACATACGCGAAGAAGTAA
- the LOC136513170 gene encoding mediator of RNA polymerase II transcription subunit 28-like, which yields MADPTPSQSPAQTPPPPPAQQAPAAGGREDMLACVAALEAALLPCLPARELQAVDRSLQSSHQIDVERHARDFMEAAKKLQSYFISLQREDQPTPEEMLRKEITTMEEELKTKSELIAKHEKLIEGWRKELKEQLGKHITELERV from the exons ATGGCTGACCCGACGCCGTCGCAGTCGCCGGCGCAGACGCCTCCCCCGCCACCGGCGCAGCAGGCTCCGGCGGCGGGCGGACGCGAGGACATGCTGGCGTGCGTGGCGGCGCtggaggccgcgctgctgccgtGCCTCCCCGCGCGCGAGCTCCAGGCCGTCGACCGCTCCCTCCAGTCGTCCCACCAGA TTGATGTTGAGAGGCACGCCAGGGATTTCATGGAAGCTGCCAAGAAGCTCCAGTCTTATTTCATCAGCCTGCAGCGTGAGGATCAGCCAACTCCAGAAGAGATGCTTCGGAAG GAGATTACGACAATGGAGGAAGAACTGAAGACCAAGTCTGAGCTTATTGCCAAGCACGAGAAGTTGATTGAAGGGTGGCGAAAAGAACTGAAGGAGCAGCTGGGCAAGCACATCACCGAGCTTGAAAGGGTGTGA